In Cloacibacterium caeni, a single window of DNA contains:
- a CDS encoding IS1182 family transposase, translating into MQGKKSFTPQLFVSVNLLDLVPEDNFYRKLQTELNLHFIYKATQKYYGKEGQESIDPVVFFKILLVGYLNNINSDRQLIAFCSDSLSIRLFLGYDVHEQLPWHSTISRTRNLYGEEVFLNLFKEVLRMCVSKGMVRGKRQAVDSVFIKANASMDSLVEKEVLEDASAFVNELEENSEYKVTSTRKKLVERHHDWKAEAYKGMPANSNSNQTDENGNLIRPKYLSNHTHYSPTDTDARVSVKPGKARQLNYFGQIAVDDAHHVITGACSDFADKRDSQCLEQIVELTEENLKENGIELEELLADGGYSSGEALAYLHEKNINAYIPNFGQYKPEREGFTFNKEENYYQCTKPEGNQAKLLFKGEKRDSKGYTKRTYRSSETDCKNCPLREQCCGKSTKFKKLDDSIHKEHYDRMHQKLTQNEKYAKKMVKVRSKTVEPVIGTLVNFTNMKRVNTRGIKNANKHVLMASLTYNLKKYLRFITKKPSVLAQVLSLKQGKNFAFIKSVFPSINNSILSTPNFMILNLN; encoded by the coding sequence ATGCAAGGAAAGAAGAGTTTTACGCCCCAATTATTTGTTTCGGTTAATTTGTTGGATTTGGTTCCAGAGGATAATTTTTACAGAAAATTGCAAACCGAACTCAATTTACATTTCATTTACAAAGCTACTCAAAAGTATTATGGCAAAGAAGGCCAAGAGAGTATAGATCCTGTAGTTTTCTTTAAGATATTGTTGGTGGGATATTTGAATAACATCAATAGTGATCGACAATTAATTGCTTTTTGTAGTGATAGCTTGTCGATACGATTGTTTTTAGGTTATGATGTACATGAGCAGCTTCCTTGGCACAGTACCATTAGCCGAACTCGCAATTTATATGGCGAAGAAGTGTTTTTAAACTTGTTTAAAGAAGTCTTGAGAATGTGCGTTTCTAAAGGCATGGTTCGTGGTAAACGACAAGCGGTGGACAGCGTTTTCATCAAAGCCAACGCCAGTATGGATAGTTTGGTAGAGAAGGAAGTTTTGGAAGATGCCAGTGCTTTTGTAAACGAATTAGAAGAAAACAGCGAATACAAAGTAACTTCCACCCGCAAGAAACTGGTAGAACGCCACCACGATTGGAAAGCAGAAGCGTATAAAGGAATGCCAGCAAATAGCAACAGCAATCAAACCGACGAAAACGGCAATCTCATCCGTCCCAAATACTTGTCTAATCACACCCATTATTCTCCCACAGATACAGATGCCAGAGTAAGCGTAAAACCTGGCAAAGCGAGACAATTAAATTATTTTGGACAAATCGCAGTAGACGATGCGCACCATGTCATTACAGGAGCGTGTTCTGATTTTGCTGATAAACGCGACAGTCAATGTTTAGAACAAATTGTAGAACTTACCGAAGAAAACTTAAAAGAAAACGGAATCGAACTCGAAGAACTCTTAGCCGATGGTGGTTACAGCAGTGGTGAAGCATTGGCGTATTTACATGAAAAAAACATCAACGCTTACATCCCAAACTTCGGACAATACAAACCCGAGCGAGAAGGTTTTACCTTCAACAAAGAAGAAAATTATTACCAATGCACAAAACCCGAAGGCAACCAAGCGAAACTGCTTTTCAAAGGCGAAAAAAGGGATAGTAAAGGCTACACCAAACGAACGTACCGAAGTAGCGAAACAGATTGCAAAAACTGTCCACTAAGAGAACAATGCTGTGGCAAAAGCACCAAGTTCAAAAAATTAGACGACAGCATCCACAAAGAACATTACGACCGCATGCACCAAAAACTCACCCAAAACGAGAAATATGCCAAGAAAATGGTAAAAGTGCGAAGTAAAACAGTAGAACCCGTGATAGGAACGTTGGTCAACTTTACGAACATGAAGAGAGTCAATACACGAGGCATCAAAAACGCAAACAAACACGTATTAATGGCAAGTTTAACCTACAACTTGAAAAAATACTTACGCTTTATCACCAAAAAACCGAGTGTTTTAGCCCAAGTTCTATCTCTAAAACAAGGGAAGAACTTTGCTTTTATAAAATCAGTCTTCCCAAGCATCAATAACTCAATTTTAAGCACCCCAAATTTTATGATTTTGAATCTTAATTAA
- a CDS encoding response regulator: MKIAIVDDHQIIIDGIEMLLGLEKNIAILKTYTDACDFLLDMRERQINPDLLLMDLMMPTMNGFECAKVLKQEFPNLKIIILSMNCDPKVVYELVEKIKIEGYLSKNVNRQDLVKALQDVQLGYIHLSEEAEMALKQFQRKIIDYPQIILTAREKQIVKLMIDGLTNKEISNALFISESTVETHRKNIYRKTETHSLPKLIQVVANLNLLAD, translated from the coding sequence ATGAAAATTGCCATAGTTGATGATCATCAGATTATAATTGATGGAATCGAAATGCTTCTCGGTTTGGAGAAAAATATTGCGATTCTGAAAACCTATACCGATGCATGTGATTTTTTGCTGGATATGCGAGAAAGGCAGATCAATCCGGATTTGTTATTGATGGATTTAATGATGCCCACGATGAATGGTTTCGAATGTGCGAAAGTCCTGAAACAAGAGTTCCCCAATCTTAAAATCATTATTCTATCGATGAATTGTGATCCGAAAGTAGTTTATGAATTGGTGGAAAAAATAAAAATTGAAGGTTATCTTTCCAAAAATGTCAACAGACAAGATTTGGTAAAAGCGTTGCAGGATGTACAGTTGGGATACATTCACCTTAGCGAAGAAGCAGAAATGGCTTTGAAACAATTTCAGCGAAAAATCATTGATTATCCGCAAATTATATTGACCGCCCGCGAGAAGCAGATCGTGAAATTAATGATCGACGGACTTACCAATAAAGAAATTTCTAATGCATTATTCATCAGTGAAAGCACAGTAGAAACCCACCGAAAAAATATCTACCGAAAAACAGAAACCCATTCGCTTCCTAAATTAATTCAAGTGGTTGCCAATCTCAATTTATTGGCAGATTAA
- a CDS encoding T9SS type A sorting domain-containing protein — MKNFYFLAIFFISVFGNAQITKVLEFNDSKLLPQYMEKHRLKVWKNMVFYQGKGIPVSSPYQYRTCNLVVSDGTAEGTKILKDLSPSTEYDAKIVQWAATDSYLYFTCKTNYGKYQLWRTDGTSENTLKLDESFRTGFTEPNMNYLGIGGTTSEEFITSIQNSSYNYPDNFDNQLVTIGNKLFYTKFDNTTQEFSMYETEGTVESIKKIPGDYSYKQSLPNTYLVYNNKLYFGGSYYTVNQYSGVKSRYDASFVYDGVSTKQVFYSNGKFDPSFKRFSAFFNGKIYFDAGNFNIYSTTDFGNNKKLVYTAPCTMGFPGPPDSKKTFQFRKTANYMFMFGNNGCDEYLYIIDKNDTVRKVLLPPNSKLKEIITGENISYIHTETLMNSAYSYNITAINEDASLINSVTVNYPFFWGHTLNGILYYADLPEKLNSPTLNGLNIELWRTNGSSNYMAYEINRGQQQLPQNNFVNMPSQPRNFFKLQNKIYFIGTNEGKENLYSLNEDFTFNNGTSNNQWNEGDNWAGQIVPFESDVALIPTGKTPEINGNASVKNISVSSPLNLSAGTLNVTGNLDLGAKITLNGNNLNLKGPSSQITNGNSTNYIVTNGTGTVNVENLNAERGIVNLPIGTATNYNPVSIANTGTSDTFSARVSDGISNTTNGAVNATWDIFEATAGGSNVNLTLGWNASQQNGSFDASTAKVGHYLNGNWTEENSGAVSNNSITATGISSFSPFAVMNFGALATSDFSKSKVLIYPNPFNENLNISTENGGVVYFYDLSGKLVSISVLMKGANSLNKSSLAKGVYIYQIKNTSGEVVSSGKVIKK, encoded by the coding sequence ATGAAAAATTTCTATTTTTTGGCAATATTCTTTATCTCCGTATTTGGAAATGCCCAGATTACAAAAGTATTAGAATTTAATGACAGTAAACTCCTTCCCCAATATATGGAAAAACATAGGTTGAAGGTTTGGAAAAACATGGTATTCTATCAAGGAAAAGGGATCCCGGTATCTTCACCTTATCAATACCGTACGTGCAATCTTGTAGTTTCCGACGGAACTGCGGAAGGCACTAAAATTTTGAAAGATTTATCTCCAAGCACTGAGTACGACGCTAAAATCGTTCAATGGGCTGCAACCGACAGCTATCTTTATTTCACCTGCAAAACAAATTACGGAAAATACCAGTTATGGAGAACAGACGGTACTTCGGAAAATACCTTGAAACTCGATGAATCTTTTAGGACAGGTTTTACAGAACCTAATATGAATTATTTGGGAATTGGAGGCACTACTAGTGAAGAGTTTATTACAAGCATTCAAAATTCTTCTTACAATTATCCGGATAATTTTGACAATCAACTTGTTACAATCGGAAACAAACTCTTTTATACAAAATTCGACAATACTACCCAGGAATTTTCCATGTACGAAACAGAGGGCACTGTTGAGTCGATTAAAAAAATTCCCGGAGACTACAGCTACAAGCAGTCTCTTCCCAATACTTATCTTGTTTATAATAACAAGCTTTATTTTGGAGGAAGTTATTATACTGTCAACCAATATAGTGGAGTAAAAAGTAGGTACGATGCGTCTTTTGTGTACGATGGTGTTTCCACAAAACAGGTATTTTATTCTAATGGAAAATTTGATCCTTCTTTCAAACGATTTAGTGCTTTTTTTAACGGTAAGATTTATTTTGATGCCGGTAATTTCAATATATATTCTACCACAGATTTTGGCAACAACAAAAAACTAGTTTACACAGCACCTTGCACTATGGGTTTCCCGGGACCACCTGATTCCAAGAAAACGTTTCAGTTCCGAAAAACTGCAAATTATATGTTTATGTTTGGCAATAATGGCTGCGACGAATATTTATACATTATTGATAAAAATGATACGGTGAGAAAAGTACTACTTCCTCCCAACAGTAAGCTAAAGGAAATAATAACTGGTGAAAACATCTCATATATTCATACGGAAACATTGATGAATAGTGCATATTCTTACAATATTACGGCGATTAATGAAGATGCTTCTTTAATTAATTCTGTTACGGTGAATTACCCCTTTTTTTGGGGGCACACCTTAAATGGAATTCTTTATTATGCTGATTTGCCTGAAAAATTGAACAGTCCAACATTGAACGGACTCAATATTGAATTATGGCGTACCAATGGTTCTAGCAATTATATGGCTTATGAAATAAATAGAGGCCAACAGCAACTTCCGCAAAATAATTTTGTAAATATGCCATCTCAACCGAGGAACTTTTTTAAGCTTCAGAACAAAATCTATTTTATTGGCACCAATGAGGGCAAAGAAAATCTGTATTCTTTAAATGAAGATTTTACTTTCAACAATGGCACATCAAACAATCAATGGAATGAAGGTGATAACTGGGCAGGGCAGATCGTTCCTTTTGAAAGCGATGTCGCGTTAATTCCGACAGGAAAAACACCGGAAATTAATGGCAATGCATCAGTGAAAAATATAAGCGTAAGTTCGCCGTTGAACCTTTCTGCAGGAACCCTGAACGTTACAGGGAACTTAGATCTTGGAGCAAAAATCACTTTAAACGGGAATAATTTAAACTTAAAAGGCCCTTCTTCCCAAATAACGAATGGAAATTCTACCAATTACATCGTGACCAACGGAACCGGCACCGTAAATGTTGAAAATCTAAATGCTGAGAGAGGAATCGTAAACTTACCAATCGGAACGGCCACGAATTACAATCCTGTTTCCATCGCAAACACCGGAACTTCCGATACCTTTTCAGCGAGAGTTTCGGATGGAATTTCCAACACTACGAACGGCGCGGTAAACGCAACCTGGGACATTTTTGAAGCTACAGCGGGAGGAAGCAACGTGAATCTGACTTTAGGATGGAATGCATCTCAACAAAACGGAAGTTTTGATGCTTCAACCGCGAAAGTCGGGCATTATCTTAACGGTAACTGGACTGAGGAAAATTCGGGGGCGGTTTCAAATAATTCTATCACAGCCACAGGAATTTCTTCTTTCTCACCATTTGCCGTGATGAATTTTGGCGCACTTGCCACTTCGGATTTTTCAAAATCAAAAGTTTTAATTTACCCTAATCCTTTTAATGAAAACCTAAATATTTCAACAGAAAATGGTGGGGTAGTGTACTTCTACGATTTGAGCGGAAAACTCGTTTCAATATCAGTTTTGATGAAAGGAGCAAATTCTTTGAACAAATCTTCGCTTGCGAAAGGCGTTTACATTTATCAAATAAAAAACACAAGTGGGGAAGTAGTTTCATCTGGGAAAGTGATTAAGAAATAA
- a CDS encoding IS1380 family transposase, whose product MKFELSFTNKEITPWGGMVFLKQMLDKIGFREQIEKCESLPVSLSNNSYKKEVLLESFITSIWCGANRFLHTEITRADKALGEIFDWRKTPAQDAYKRYFGKFTQHINQQVGHYFFSWFFQNLNLNYFTLDIDSSVITRYGEQEGAKKGYNPKKKGRNSHHPIIAFVNDVKMVANFWLRSGDASSANNFVGFLEETLLNFGDKKVGLVRLDSGFFQKDIMDYLELKTLQYIIAAKFTHPIQHLIDQQDFWIKVDEGIEICDKYYQAKNWEKPRRIVIVRQKIAQRPNAAGRILSLFPEDEIHRNYRYSAYITNQEQSATDVWRTYRNRGDAENRIKELKADFGAESFNLKGFFPTEAALIFSMIAYNLMSIFRLFVLQEKTQKTLSTLRYRTFAIGAYFEKVGDTLKLKIALTKKRRKWFVGIWDYPIDLSQKISTA is encoded by the coding sequence ATGAAATTCGAGCTATCCTTTACCAATAAAGAGATTACGCCTTGGGGAGGCATGGTGTTTTTAAAGCAAATGTTGGACAAAATCGGCTTTAGAGAGCAAATTGAAAAATGCGAATCTTTACCTGTGTCACTTTCCAATAATTCTTATAAAAAAGAAGTTTTGCTTGAATCTTTTATTACGAGTATTTGGTGTGGCGCCAATCGTTTTTTGCACACAGAAATTACCCGTGCAGATAAGGCTCTTGGGGAAATATTTGACTGGCGAAAGACCCCTGCTCAGGACGCATATAAACGCTATTTTGGCAAGTTTACACAACACATCAACCAGCAAGTTGGGCATTATTTTTTCAGTTGGTTTTTTCAGAATTTGAACCTCAATTATTTTACGTTAGACATTGATTCATCTGTAATTACTCGATACGGAGAGCAAGAAGGAGCAAAAAAAGGCTACAATCCTAAGAAAAAAGGAAGAAACAGCCATCATCCTATCATTGCATTTGTGAACGATGTAAAGATGGTTGCTAATTTTTGGCTCAGGAGCGGTGATGCTTCTTCGGCAAATAATTTTGTAGGATTTTTAGAAGAAACACTCTTAAATTTTGGGGATAAAAAAGTAGGATTAGTTCGTTTGGATAGTGGTTTTTTCCAGAAAGACATTATGGATTATCTTGAATTAAAAACACTCCAATACATCATCGCTGCAAAATTTACTCACCCCATTCAACACTTGATAGACCAGCAAGATTTTTGGATAAAAGTTGATGAGGGCATCGAAATTTGCGACAAATATTATCAAGCAAAAAACTGGGAAAAGCCAAGAAGGATAGTTATTGTAAGGCAAAAAATAGCACAACGGCCGAATGCGGCAGGCCGAATATTAAGCCTGTTTCCGGAAGATGAAATCCATAGAAATTATCGCTATTCAGCCTATATTACCAACCAAGAACAATCGGCAACAGATGTTTGGAGAACGTACCGAAACAGAGGCGATGCAGAGAATCGAATCAAGGAATTAAAGGCAGATTTTGGAGCCGAAAGTTTTAACCTTAAAGGCTTTTTCCCTACAGAAGCTGCACTTATATTTTCGATGATTGCTTATAATCTGATGTCAATTTTCAGACTGTTTGTTCTTCAGGAAAAAACGCAGAAAACATTATCTACACTACGATATAGAACCTTTGCTATTGGAGCTTATTTTGAAAAAGTAGGTGACACACTCAAACTGAAGATTGCACTCACCAAAAAACGCAGAAAATGGTTCGTCGGAATTTGGGATTACCCCATAGACTTATCTCAAAAAATTTCAACTGCGTGA
- a CDS encoding copper resistance protein NlpE — MNTFKFLTLAAITTIFVSCSDSKSTVDTGNKEQTKTEAQQNNDFSTGMYTATLPCADCMGIETYITFRIDNKAVKSTSYLDSDGTSENEYGTWTKNDDIIEVSIPNSTKEYYLVKPNKTLVRLDADKKEVSGELAKNYTFKEIKAYTPAQLNGTYNTNTDGKGYNQILELKSENDSIYSVKISFIGAVKGCTFEGKGKLVNNQIDVDLKTINKELKGTMTILFKDKTSEVFTSKFEDRFALNYFCGGGASLAGDYYKK, encoded by the coding sequence ATGAACACTTTTAAATTTTTAACCTTAGCAGCAATAACCACCATTTTTGTTTCTTGCAGCGATAGTAAATCAACCGTTGACACTGGCAATAAAGAACAGACAAAAACAGAGGCACAGCAAAATAATGATTTTTCTACAGGAATGTACACGGCAACATTGCCTTGCGCAGATTGTATGGGAATCGAAACCTATATTACCTTTCGAATAGACAACAAGGCGGTTAAAAGTACATCGTATTTAGACAGCGACGGTACTTCTGAAAACGAGTATGGTACCTGGACAAAGAATGATGATATTATTGAAGTATCAATCCCAAATTCGACTAAAGAATATTATCTGGTAAAACCAAACAAAACCTTGGTAAGATTAGATGCTGATAAGAAAGAAGTAAGCGGAGAATTAGCCAAAAATTACACTTTTAAAGAAATAAAAGCTTATACGCCCGCTCAATTGAACGGGACCTATAACACCAACACCGATGGGAAAGGATACAACCAAATTCTGGAATTGAAATCTGAAAATGACAGTATTTATTCAGTGAAAATTTCATTTATTGGCGCTGTGAAAGGGTGTACTTTTGAAGGCAAAGGAAAGTTAGTGAATAATCAGATTGATGTTGATTTAAAAACCATCAATAAAGAATTAAAAGGGACGATGACCATTTTATTTAAGGATAAAACATCTGAAGTATTTACTTCGAAATTTGAAGATAGATTCGCATTAAATTACTTTTGTGGTGGCGGTGCAAGTTTAGCCGGAGATTATTATAAAAAATAG
- a CDS encoding T9SS type A sorting domain-containing protein — translation MKNILKTIFLFSFTTILAQVSVVKESPYSSNYLGVPVYPKESVNYRAFLGEYNVWNNKAFYIADYYFQPCKSGCNTLNLVMTDGTENGTVVLKNLISSTVSNPIAIQFKPAGNYIYFTIQYTDSASNIFLELWRTDGTAAGTFRVDQVQNPVSPQKRFFSIEIGGDEYNGNRGPRYKTDSHIGNTFYYLKYSTAQSKWEIWKTDGSQSQAVTNSPLIDLVNDTGYLTSYNNKLYLLDKNYNLVSYDGSVFSNVIPFTIGDTGGGGQGVVTRVYQIGTIFKDKLYLSARINNISGIFSLDNQNITQFIFKKDASSIGFDFMKTKDHLVFVSSGATSEVILTNGIPGNSNRIFYQPNTTTIIKQMFTDNDNIFFITRPYDTSQMMNGKIYRANSDGSNLTSVNCNLEYALDRYENYKIYKNTLWFDYNLPTAPITEGKELWRTDGVTLSQAFDQIKTISFGYNGSLDAKYFFRLNDDLFFFGYKDNFSTALYKFKGDFTFNNSVDNSWNNPNNWNSTLTPLTQNDAIIPVNVTPQINSDVFAKNLFVSSPLNISAGNLNVSGNLNLGAKITLNGNNLNLKGPSSQITNGNSTNYIVTNGTGTVNVENLNAERGTVNFPIGTATNYNPVSIANNGTSDTFSTRVSDGISNTTNGAVSATWDISEATAGGSNVNLTLGWNASQQNGSFDASTAKVGHYLNGNWTEENSGAVSNNFITATGISSFSPFAVMNFGALATSDFSKSKVLIYPNPFNENLNISTENGGVVHFYDLSGKLVSISVLMKGANSLNKSSLEKGVYIYQIKNTNGEVVSSGKVIKK, via the coding sequence ATGAAAAATATATTAAAAACAATATTTCTTTTTTCTTTTACCACGATTTTGGCACAAGTTAGTGTTGTAAAAGAATCTCCTTATTCCAGTAATTATCTAGGTGTTCCAGTTTATCCAAAAGAAAGTGTTAATTATAGAGCTTTTCTTGGTGAGTATAATGTGTGGAATAATAAGGCTTTTTATATTGCAGACTACTATTTTCAACCGTGTAAAAGCGGATGCAATACATTGAATTTAGTAATGACGGACGGTACTGAAAATGGTACTGTTGTTTTAAAAAATTTAATAAGTAGCACAGTTTCAAACCCAATTGCAATTCAGTTTAAACCAGCTGGAAATTATATTTATTTTACAATTCAGTATACGGATAGTGCAAGTAATATATTTTTAGAATTATGGAGAACAGATGGAACCGCAGCTGGAACCTTTAGAGTAGATCAAGTCCAGAATCCCGTAAGTCCACAAAAAAGATTTTTCAGTATAGAAATTGGTGGTGATGAATATAATGGAAATAGAGGACCAAGATATAAAACTGATTCCCATATCGGTAACACATTTTATTATTTAAAGTATTCTACAGCTCAAAGTAAATGGGAAATCTGGAAAACTGATGGTTCACAAAGTCAAGCTGTTACAAACAGTCCATTAATAGATTTAGTTAATGATACGGGTTATCTTACCTCATATAATAATAAACTTTATTTATTAGATAAAAATTACAACTTAGTTTCTTATGACGGCAGTGTTTTTTCCAATGTTATTCCATTTACTATTGGTGATACTGGTGGTGGAGGGCAAGGTGTGGTCACAAGAGTTTATCAAATTGGAACTATTTTTAAAGATAAACTTTATCTAAGTGCCAGAATAAATAATATTAGTGGAATTTTTAGTTTAGATAATCAAAATATTACACAATTTATTTTTAAAAAAGACGCCTCATCAATTGGTTTTGATTTTATGAAAACCAAAGATCATCTTGTTTTCGTGAGTAGTGGAGCTACATCAGAAGTTATATTAACAAACGGAATTCCCGGAAACTCAAATAGAATATTTTATCAACCCAATACAACAACCATTATTAAACAAATGTTTACCGATAATGATAATATATTTTTCATCACAAGACCTTATGATACAAGTCAAATGATGAATGGTAAAATCTACAGAGCAAATTCTGATGGTTCAAACCTAACTTCAGTAAACTGTAATTTAGAGTATGCATTAGATAGGTATGAAAATTATAAAATTTATAAAAATACATTATGGTTTGATTATAATTTACCAACAGCTCCTATTACAGAAGGAAAAGAGCTTTGGAGAACAGATGGCGTTACCTTATCACAGGCTTTTGATCAAATTAAAACGATTAGCTTTGGATACAATGGAAGTTTAGATGCAAAATATTTTTTCAGATTAAATGATGATTTATTTTTCTTTGGTTATAAGGACAATTTTTCTACAGCCCTTTATAAATTCAAAGGTGATTTTACATTTAACAATAGTGTGGACAATTCTTGGAACAATCCTAATAACTGGAACTCTACATTAACACCTTTAACACAGAATGACGCAATAATTCCAGTAAATGTTACACCTCAGATTAATTCGGATGTGTTTGCTAAAAACTTATTCGTTTCTTCACCACTCAATATTTCCGCAGGAAACCTCAATGTTTCAGGAAATTTAAACCTCGGAGCAAAAATCACTTTAAACGGGAATAATTTAAACTTAAAAGGCCCTTCTTCCCAAATAACGAATGGAAATTCTACCAATTACATCGTCACCAACGGAACCGGCACCGTAAATGTTGAAAATCTAAATGCTGAGAGAGGAACTGTAAACTTTCCAATCGGAACGGCCACGAATTACAATCCTGTTTCCATCGCAAACAACGGAACTTCCGATACTTTTTCAACGAGAGTTTCGGATGGGATTTCCAACACTACGAACGGCGCGGTAAGTGCCACCTGGGACATTTCCGAAGCTACAGCGGGAGGAAGCAACGTGAATCTGACTTTAGGATGGAATGCATCTCAACAAAACGGAAGTTTTGATGCTTCAACCGCGAAAGTCGGGCATTATCTTAACGGTAACTGGACTGAGGAAAATTCGGGGGCTGTTTCAAATAATTTCATCACAGCCACAGGAATTTCTTCTTTCTCACCATTTGCCGTGATGAATTTTGGCGCACTTGCCACTTCGGATTTTTCAAAATCAAAAGTTTTAATTTACCCTAATCCTTTTAATGAAAACCTAAATATTTCAACAGAAAATGGTGGAGTAGTGCACTTCTACGATTTGAGCGGAAAACTCGTTTCAATATCAGTTTTGATGAAAGGAGCAAATTCTTTGAACAAATCCTCGCTTGAAAAAGGTGTTTACATTTATCAGATAAAAAACACAAATGGGGAAGTAGTTTCATCTGGGAAAGTGATTAAAAAATAA
- a CDS encoding transposase, with product MGLKKKQELLKTIPGIAEVGSLYLLLATKGFTRFKNWRKFACYCGIGSFEYSSGTSIKGRNRVNPLADKKMKSLLHLLALTSIRHDPELKLF from the coding sequence TTGGGTTTAAAGAAAAAACAAGAACTTTTAAAAACTATTCCGGGCATTGCAGAAGTGGGATCGCTTTACCTTCTTTTGGCAACGAAAGGTTTTACACGATTTAAAAACTGGCGAAAATTTGCCTGCTATTGTGGCATTGGTTCATTTGAATACAGTTCCGGAACCAGCATAAAAGGCAGAAATAGGGTAAATCCTTTGGCAGACAAAAAGATGAAATCTTTGCTTCATCTTCTAGCCCTTACTTCCATACGGCACGATCCTGAACTGAAATTATTCTAA